The nucleotide window TTCTCCAGCGGGATCGAGCCGTCCGCGGCATTTTCGAGCGGCTGCGGCTGGATGCTGCCGAGGACCGCCGCGCCGCCGCCTTCATATTTATACGTGTGCGCCAACTGGCCGACGATGTATTCGTCGCCGCGCGCGCAATGCGCTATCAAGGCTGCCAGATTGCTTTGCGTGCCGCTCGGGAAGAACAGGCCTGCCTCCTTGCCGGTGCGTTCGGCCAACGTGGCCTGCAAACGCAACACGGTGGGGTCGTCGCCCCAGACGTCGTCGCCGACTTCGGCGGCCGACATGGCCGCGAGCATCGCCGGGGTTGGACGGGTTACGGTATCGCTGCGCAAATCGATCATTGTGTGTCCCTGTGCGTCTGTGAATGACAACCTATGCCAGCCGGTCGACGCACCGCACCGTCGGTATCGACGGGCGGCCACGGCGCCGGCAGTTTAGCCACACAGTATATTCAATTAACGCGGCGCTGAAATCGCGCTAGAAAGAAGCCTCACCCGCCCGACTTCGGCAGCCACGCAAGCGGATCGACCGGCTGGCCGTTCTGGCGGACCTCGAACTGGATCGACGCCACCCCGCGGCTGTCCACCCCGACTTCGCCGATGGTTTGTCCCTGCGCGACCGCGTCGCCTTCCTTGACGAGCAGCGTGCTGTTCTGCCCGTAGGCGGTAATCAGCGAGTCGTCGTGCTTGATGATGATGAGCGGGCCGTACGCCTCGATACCCGTGCCGGCGTACACCACGCGGCCGGTGGCGGCCGCCTTGACCGGATCGCCCGCCCGGCCGCCGATCACGATGCCGTTCGATTTACCCGGTGCGAAGGCTCTCAGCACCGGCCCACGCACCGGCCATTGCAACACGCCCTGCTGCGGTCCGGCGGATGCCGTGGGCGCGCCTGGCGTAGCGGAACCGTTCGGCCCGACGGCGACCGGCGGCGTCACGACGCTGCCCGAGGCCATCGGCGGAGACACCCGCAGCACTTGCCCCGGCGTGACGGCGGCGTTGACCGCAAGGCCGTTCCACGCCGCGATTTCCTGCGGCTTGCGGCCATATGCGGACGCAATCCCGCCGATGGTGTCGCCCGGATTGACCCGATAGAAACCGGCCGGAACCGGCACCGTGCTGAGCGTAGTCGGGCGGGAAGGTGTGCTGCTGTAAAACGGCGTGCTGTCCCACGGCATTGTCGTACAGCCGCTGAATATCACGCTGAGCGCGGCCGCTGCCAGCAACCGGGTCCCCGTCAATTGCCATGGTCTTGTCATGTGATTTTCCTCGGCACTTTGTTCAATCTATCGGATTCAATCGATGCCCAAGCATTTGCCGTGCCGCTCGTCTCGAGGGCGCGGCAGCGGTTATCCATTATGCCGCCGTGCGCAGTGAGAACCGCGCCGGCATGGCATCGGCCGTCCGCCAAGATTCAGACGCTGCCCTCTGCCTCGACGACCAGAATGCGCGCCGCGCCGATCGGATGAGCCACATGTTCGGTGCCGACCGAAGCGTAGAACACGTCGCCCGTCTCCAGAATGGCCGACTGTTCAACGCCGCCTTCGCGATAGCGCATCTCGACGCGGCCGTCGAGCACGGCGAACACTTCCTCGCCGTCGTTGACATGCCACTTATAAGGCTGATCGGTCCAATGCAGGCGCGTCGTGATGCCGCCCATGTTGGCGATATCGAGCGCGCCCCAGGCGCGCGTCGCGGTGAAATTCTTGCTGCGAATGATCTTCATGGTCACGAGGCAGTTGAGAGAAAACAGCGCCGGCAAGGCATACGATTCATTGGACACGGCGGGTCGCCAGAACTCGCGCGAACCGCGTTCCGGCTGGCCCCATTATAGGTGCGCTGGGCGGCGTGCTTGCCGCCAGCGGGCCGCGCGGCGATTTGTGTGAGTATTGAATCCTTTTAGGCCTCGCCTATACTCAGTCATGCTGCCGCAACGCGCCGTAAGCAAAACGTTTGAATCAAGCGAGGGGGTTGAGGATGAACAAAGCCACTTTTCTGGCCGTACAACTCAACGTCGACGATGTCGCGGCGTCGCCCGGTCTGGTCGAGTTGCTGAACACGCACCTGGTGTTCGCCGCCGACGTGGCCGAAGCCGCCGACGCCCTCGTCCAACTAGCCAGCATTGCGGGATTGTCGAGCGGCGTGGAGGCCAGCGTCGAGATTCCCGCTTTGGCGATCGAGCGGCTGCGCGAGGCGCTCGACAATCTGAGCGGCTACGACGAATCCTGGCTGCTCGCTCTCGAACCCAGCCGCGCATTATTCGATGAAATAGGCCGCCGGCATCGCACGCTGCATTAGAGCCGCACTGGCGGGTTGCATCCGCCGCGCCGCGCATCTCCGGCCGCGCCGTAAACGACAAACGCCGCCCGGCAACCCGGACGGCGTTTTCATTTGCTTGCCACCTGGCAATCAGGCGGCGTTTCCATCAGCTTCGGCGCAGATTAGTTGCCGAAGTAGACCGAGTTACGGTCGTTGCTGCTCACCGGACGGCCAGCTTGCGAGCTGCCGGCAATCGGTGCGCCGTAGCCGCTGTTCACAGCTTGAGCGGTGCCGTTTTGCGCATCGACGCGTGCCTGGGCGGCCTGGATGTTAGCCGGGTAGTTGATCTGGTCGCCGATCGGGTTGTAGCCGGCCTTTTCCAGTTGAACCAGTTCAGCGCGAACTTGAGCGCGCGTAACCGGCTGATTCGATTGAGCAAACGAAGCGACAGGAGCGGCCAGAGCGGCGGCGACTACGACTGCAGAGATGAGAGCCTTCATGATGTAAACCTCCAGAACTTGTTTTTTAATTCGCTGCGGATTTGTTGTTCCGTAGCGCTTAAGTAGAAGTTTAGGAGGGTCGGCACCTAGGGGAAACCCCTAAAACGACGAAACTCTATTTCGAATTCCGCAACAGTAGCTGACGGGTCACGTCGGCGGCCAGTCCGCCCGCTGGCTTTCAGCAATAATTCGCCATCTCGAATTTGAAGCGCCTTTGCAGCCCGACGCGCCTTGCTGCAAGGGCGCGCCGGGCCGCGATTCAAACGCTCAGCTCCAGTTGGCGTGGAAGCTGCCCGGCTTGTCGATGCGTTCGAACGTATGCGCGCCGAAGAAATCGCGCTGCGCCTGCACCAGGTTCGCCGGCAGACGTTCCGACCGATACGCGTCGAAATACGCGATCGCCGACGCGAAAGCCGGCACCGGCACGCCCGCGTTGACCGCCGCTACCACGACCTCGCGCAACGCCGCCTGATAATTCTTGGCGATGTCGCGGAAATACGGATCGAGCAGCAGATTGGCGATCGCTTTGTCCTTCGTATAAGCGTCCGTGATCTTTTGCAGGAAGCGGGCACGGATGATACAGCCGGCGCGGAAAATCTTCGCGATCGTGCCGTAGTCCAGATCCCACTTGTACTCTTCCGACGCGGCGCGCAGTTGCGCGAAGCCTTGCGCGTACGAAATCACCTTGCTGAAGTAGAGCGCGCGGCGCACCGATTCGATGAAGGCGTCGCGCTCAGCGCTGAGCGGCTTGGCCGCCGGTCCTTCCAGCACTTTGCTCGCGGCCACGCGCTGCGTCTTCAGCGACGACAGCACGCGCGCAAACACGGCTTCCGTGATCAGCGGCAGCGGCGCGCCGAGGTCGAGCGCGTTCTGGCTGGTCCACTTGCCGGTGCCCTTCTGCGCGGCGCGATCGAGGATCACGTCGACCAGATCCTTGCCGGTTTCGTCGTCTTTCTTGCTGAAAATCTTCGAGGTGATTTCGATCAGATAGCTGTCGAGCTCGCCCTGATTCCATTCGGTATAGACCTTGCCGAGTTCTTCGTTCGACAGACCGACCACCTGCTTGAGCACCGCGTAGCTTTCCGCGATCAGCTGCATGTCGCCGTACTCGATACCGTTGTGCACCATCTTCACGAAGTGGCCCGCGCCGTCCGGTCCCATGTAGGCGACGCACGGCTCGCCATCCGGCGCCTTCGCGGCGATTTCGGTGAGGATCGGGGCCACGAGGTCGTACGCGTCGCGCTGGCCACCCGGCATGATCGACGGACCTTTCAATGCACCTTCTTCACCGCCCGACACGCCCGTGCCGATAAAGTGCAGTCCGGACTTCGCGAGATCCTGATTGCGTCGGATGGTGTCGGTGAAATGCGTGTTGCCGCCGTCGATCAGAATGTCGCCCTTGTCCAGCAGCGGTTTCAACTGGTTGATCGTGGCGTCGGTGCCTTCGCCCGCCTTGACCATCAGCAGAATGCGGCGCGGCTTTTCCAGCGACTCCACGAATTCTTCCAACGTGAAAGCCGGCACCAGCTTCTTGTCCGGATATTCGGCGATGAGTTCGTCGGTTTTCTCGCGGCTACGGTTGAACACCGACACCGCGTGGCCGCGGCTCTCGATGTTGAGCGCCAGATTGCGGCCCATGACCGCCAGCCCCACCACGCCGATTGCCTGTTTGCCCATGTGAATTCTCCAGAGTCCAAAAAATGTCGTGACGCCGCGCCGGAAAGAACGTCGGCGGGACGTCGAGGGTGAAAGAATAAAAGAAATGCCAGCTCGCCGCTCGCTGGCGGGCAACGGGCGGCGCTTCCCACCGAGTCGAACCTGCGGTGAGCCCGCGTTTAACGTGTGTCAGACTCGCGCCGCGTCCGCGCGTTTCCTGAACACCAGACTGAAATTGTTGGCGGGCATCGCGATCGGCTCGTCGCACACGAGGCCGACTGAAGCGCCCAACGCCACGGCCTCCTCCATGTCGCGCACGCCCCATTCCGGGTCGCGGCCGCGCAACTGCTGGTCGAATGCATCGTTGCTCGGAGAAGTATGCGCTCCGCCGCGTTTGTATGGGCCGTACAGGTACAGGACACCGCCATCGACGACACGGCGGCTCGCGCCCGTGAACAGTGCCTGCGCCGCGCTCCACGGCGAGATGTGAATCATGTTGATGCACACCACGGCGTCGAGCGTGTCCACGCCCCAGTCCAGCTGATGGACGTCGAGCGCGAGCGGCGCGCGCACGTTCGTGAGCCCTTCGTGCGCGACCCACGCGGCAATCGAATCACGCGCGCCGGCATCGGCGTCGCTCGGTTGCCAGTCGAGTCCGGGCATGGCGCGGGCAAACCAGATCGCGTGCTGGCCTGTGCCGCTCGCGATTTCGAGCACGCGGCCGGTGACCGGCAGCGCCGCGCGCAACACCGCGAGGATCGGTTCGCGGTTGCGTTCAGCGGATGGCGAATGTTGCCGCAACGCCGGTTGGGAATCGGTCATGGTCTGCTTCGGTTCTGCTTCGGTTTCAGTACAGGGTCGCACGCACGCGTTCGGCGAGTTCGCGATCATAAGTCGCCGCGTCGAACTGCGCGCCGTTGATGCGCCGGTGAATCTCGCCGGCACTCGGCAGCCGCGACCGTTCGACGTGATGCGCCGGGTCCCACAGTTTCGAGCGCACCAACGCTTTCGAGCAGTGAAAGTAGACGCTGTCCACGTCGATCAACAGCACGGTGCGCGGCAGTTTACCTTCGACGGCGAAACTGTCCAGCCATTGCGGGTCGTCGGTAATACGGCCGCGGCCGTTCACGCGCAAACTTTCGCCCACGCCGGGAATGATGAACAGCAGCGCCAGCCTCGGTTCGACGATGATATTGCGCAGACTGTCGAGGCGATTGTTGCCGAGCCGGTCCGGCAACGCGAGCGTGCGTTCGTCAACGATGCGCACGAAGCCCGGCGCGTCGCCGCGCGGCGAACAGTCGAGACCTTCCGGGCCCGCGGTGGCGAGCACGGCGAACGGCGCGACTTCGATGAACGCGCGATAGTCCTCGTTGATGTAGGCAATCTCCTTGCGCACGGCGCGCTCATGCGGCTGACCGTAGAGGGCTTCGAGCTGTGCGATCGTCGTCAACATCGGCGTTCCTTTTTTGTTGATGTGGCCGTTCAATCCAGCGCCAGCCGGCCGGCCAGCGCGGTCAGCGTCTCCGCGCACGGGGCGGCGATTTTTAGCGACAACAGCGGATCGGCGCGCGTGCGCCCGAGATTGATCGCGACGACCGGCTTGCCCTGCTTCTGCGCCCACACGCAAAAGCGATAGCCGGAATAAACCATCAGCGACGAGCCGACCACCAGCACGGCGTCCGCCGCGTCGAGCGCGTGCGAGGCCGCCTCCACGCGCTCCTTCGGCACGCTTTCGCCGAAGAACACCACCGCGGGCTTCAGCAAGCCGCCGCAATTCGAGCACGACGGAATGCGGAACCCGCCGAGATCGTGCCACTCGAGATGCGCGTCGCCATCGGCGGCGGTCTCGGCGGTCACGTCGACAAGCGCGGGATTGTCCGCTTCAAGCGTCTGCTGGATCGACGCGCGCGAGTGTTGCATGCCGCAGTCCAGACACGTCACACCGTCTATGCCGCCATGCAGTTCGATCACCTCGCGGCTGCCCGCCCGCTGATGCAGGCCGTCGACGTTTTGCGTCACCAGCGTCGGCACGTGGCCAGCCGCTTCGAGCCGGGCCAGCGCGGTATGCGCGGCATTGGGCTGCGCGTGCGCGACCACCGGCCAGCCGACCATGCTGCGCGCCCAGTAGCGCTGGCGCATCGCGAGCGTGCCGAGAAACTCCTGCACCGTGATGGGCGGCGAGCGTTTCCATTCGCCGTTGTCGTCGCGATAGCCGGGAATGCCGGAGTCGGTGCTGATGCCCGCGCCGGTCAGCACGAACAGCCGCGGATAACGCTGCACGAAGCGATGCAGATCGTCCAGCGTGTGTGAGTCAGTTAGGGGTTCAAGAGGCGCGGACTGAAGGTCGGTCATGACGGGGCATGGTGAAGGGCTGCGGCGGTCCCGAGGCAACATCTCGAGCGCCGTTCAACGGTGCGAACGCGGCTTGCTTTGCCGCGTTACCGTCTTGTGCTGGGCCTGCTGCGCTTGCCACTCGGCGAGCGCGGTTCGATAACGTTCGAGCGCTTCGTCGTAGAGATCGAACACACACGGATTGCAGCCGCTATGACAACAGTCGTCGAGATCGGGCTGCACGGGCGGCACCGGCTGCGGGTCGTCCTTCGGTGTGGCTCGGGGCACGGCAAATCGCGTTCCATCCAGGCGGGAAGCGAACAGTATAAGTTGATCCCGCGCCGCTTGCTGTTCGTGCGAGGCCGTCAGCCCCGGCCGACGAACGGCATCTTGCTCGCCATGATCGTCATGAACTGCACGTTTGCCGAGAGCGGCAGTTCCGCCATATGCAGCACGGCGTCCGCTACGTGCTGAACGTCCATCAGCGGCTCGACCGCGATCTCGCCGTTCGCCTGCGGCACGCCGCGCGCCATGCGTTCGGCCATTTCCGTCGCCGCATTGCCGATGTCGATCTGCCCACACACGATGTCGTATTTGCGGCCGTCGAGCGACACGGCTTTCGTGAGCCCAGTGATAGCGTGCTTGGTCGCGGTATAGGCAACGCTGTTCGGCCGCGGCGCATGCGCCGAGATGGAACCGTTATTGATGATGCGCCCGCCGCGCGGGCTCTGCGTTTTCATCAGACCGAAGGCCGCGCGCGTGCACAGGAACACGCCGGTGAGATTGGTGTCGACCACCGAGCGCCATTCGTCGATATCGAGTTCGTCGATATCGACGGGCGAACCGTTGCGACCCGCGTTGTTGAACAGCACGTCGAGCCGGCCGCGGCGCGCGCGGATCGTCTCGAACAACGCGGTGACGCTATCGGCGTTCGTGACGTCGCACGCCACGGCGAGCGCGTCGCCGCCGAGTTGCTGCGCTTCCTGAACGACGGCGTCGAGCGGCGCCTGACGACGGCCGGCCAGCACGACGCTATAACCGTGTTCCAGCAGCTTGAGCGCACACGCGCGGCCGATCCCGCTGCCCGCGCCCGTCACCAGCGCGACCTTCTTGATTCCCGTTTCCGTCACAGCAGGTCTCCTCGTAGTTCAGTTGATGCAGGGTGCAGACAGTCTGCGCGCGAACCGGCGCTCGCGGGGCGCCACGTCTTTCAGCTCGCTTTCATTATTTGCTGTTCCTGTCCGCGGACGGGTCGCGGCGCGCATCAATGGTATCGTTTGCTGTTGCGCGCCACGCGCGCGATTCAAGGCCTTCCCAGGAAGGAGGAAGGAAGACAGGAAGCACGCTTTATGAAACAACTCTCCACGCCGCCGCATGGCGTCCACGATGCGCCGCCACGCCGCTGGCCGCAAACCGGCTATCCCGCGATGCTCACCGCCACCGCCGCATGGCACGTAATCGTGCTGGCAGGATGGCTGGTCGCGCCCGCCGCATGGCCCTGGTGGCTGGCCGCGATCTTTGTGAATCACGCCATTTTCACGGTGGCCGGCCTGTTGCCGCGCACCTCGCTGCTCGGCCCGAACTGGACCCGCCTGCCGGCCGACTCACGCAACGCCGACGCGATCGCGCTGACCATCGACGACGGTCCCGATCCGGCCGTCACGCCGCAAGTGCTGGACCTGCTCGACGCCTTCGGCGTGCGCGCCACTTTCTTCTGCATCGGCGCGATGGCGCAGCGTTATCCGGAACTCACACGCGAGATCGTCGCCCGCGGCCATGCGCTCGAAAACCATTCGCAGGTGCACGTCCACACGTTTTCCGTGACGTTGCCGGGCGCCCTCACGCGCGAGATCGACGCGGCGCAACGCACGCTCGAAGCCTTGGGCGGCGAACGGCCGATGTTCTTCCGCGCGCCGGCCGGGTTGCGCAACATCTTTCTCGAACCGGTCTTGCGCAAGCTCGATCTGCGGCTCGCGGCATGGACGCGGCGGGGCTACGACACGCGTGAGCGCGATCCTCAGGTGGTCACGCGGCGGCTGCTCGACGGCCTCGCGCCGCGCGACATTCTGCTGCTGCACGACGGCAACGCCGCCCTCACCGCGGAGGGCATGCCGTTGATCCTCGCGGTGCTGCCGCGTGTCATCGACGCGGCGCGGCAACGGCATCTGCGTTTCGTGACGCTGCGCGAAGCGCGCGTGGACAACCGAGGCGCGTAGACGCGTACGTGCACAGCCCACTCAGCCCATGCGCGGTACACGTAACGCGGCTCGCGCGCCGTTCAACGCGAAGCGAAGCGCGCACACCACCGCTACATGCGGAAATCCGCCGCCATGTCTTCGTCCGTGCGCGCCTCGAGTTGGCCGCTGCGGCACGCCTTCAGGAACACGTCGTAATCGCGCTCCACCTGATCCGCGTAGGCCGTGGCATAGCCGGTGAGCGCCTCCGCGAACTGGTCGCCGCGGCCGATATACGCGCTGACTTCGATGGCCTGCCCGCTCGCCTTGGCATGCGCGCGCGCCATGATCCAGCCGCATAGCCGCGCATAGCCTTCCAGCAGGTCAATGTCGAACAACTCGATGTTCGCCGAGAGCTTCATATCGCGTAGCTGGCGGAAATAGAAATGCCGCCCGAGCGGCCCCGTCGCCCAACCGAGGAAAATATCGCTCGCGGCCTGCAGCATGCGCTGTCCCTGCACGACGCGTTCGCCCTCGTGCCTGGTGCCGGGCGACTTGTAGAACCGCGCGATCACCGAAGGCCGTGCCTCCTTCATTTGCACGAACAGCGGCTTACCCATGTGATCGACCATCAGCACCACCATGCAGCGCGTGCCGACGCTGCCCACGCCCACCACCTTGAACACGATATCCTGCACGGTGAAATGACTGAGCAGTTCGCGCCGGTCATGCGACATCGTCTTCAGATACTCGCCCCACATGCGTTCGAGCATCTTGCGCGAATTCCCGGCTCTGAACGCTTCGGTCTCTTCCTCGGTGAACAGCGAGTTGGCACCGAGCACATGGAACAGCGCAGGCGGCGTGTCGCGGATCGTCCAGTGCTCGCCGTCGTGCTCCGCCATTTTCTCGAGCAGGTTCTCTTGCGTCCGGCTCGCGGCTTTTTCCATGCCGCGCCGCACGGCGCGGCGGCGTTCCGGCGTCAACGCCGTCTCCGCCATGCGGTCGAAGGTGATGCGGTCGTACCAGAGTTCGAGCGCGCCGCATTGCGCATATTGCGACATGCGATCGCGATACTCAGTGACCGCCGTCATTACGAGATTTTCCGCCGCGCCCCGGCTCAGACGCATATGACGCGCGGCGACGACGAGGCTCGCGGTCAGACGTTTCAGGTCCCACTCGAACGGCCCGACCGACACCTCGTCGAAGTCGTTCAGATCGAAGACGAGTTGCCGCTCGGGCGTGGCGAAGCCGCCGAAATTCATCAGATGGCCGTCGCCGCATATCGGCATGGTCAGGCCGGAGTCGCGCACCTGGCTGAGGTCGTGCGCCTGCAGGATCGCGGTGCCGCGAAAAAACGTAAAAGGCGAGACGGCCATGCGCCCATAGCGCAGCGGCACGAGGTTGTGCACCCGACCCTCGCTGCTTTGCTTGAGCAACTCGACCGGGTCGCGCTGCAATTCGCCTATCGCCTTATGGCTCGAACGTTTCGAATGCTCGCGAGCGGCACGGCCCCGGGCCTCCCGTTCGGCGATGGTGCTGGCTTTCATGCTCTTCTCCGTTTTTCTGAGGCTTGAGTAGCGGTTCGAGAGACTGCTTCTGCGGGCACGACAACATCCGACGTCTGGCGCGTGAGCCCTCACCAACGATAGCCCACACCGCCGAAAATCACATCCGAATCGCGATCATAGCGGGTCACGACGCGGTTCCATTCGAGTCGCGCGTTCCAGTGGTCAGTCAGGCGATACGAGCCGGCGATCGTGACGAGGCCGGAGAACTTGCCGGCGCCCGGCCCTGGCGTCGCGCTATTTTCGTTCTCGTTGATCGCATAGTAGGCGCCGAGGCCGACCGCCAGCGAAACCTTGTCGTCGAGAAACGCGCGAGTGGCCCACAACTGGCTCGTCAGGCCATCGCGCCGCGCCGCCTTGCTGCTGCCCTCGTGAAGATAGCCGACTGTCACGTCGAGATACTTCGCGAGGCCGCGCCGGTACTCGATCGCGCCGCCCAGCGCGCTCGGCGAACTGGTCGAATTGACGATGGTTTTGCCGAGATACACCGCTACTTCGTTATCGGTGACCTTGTGGGTGCTGCCGCTCGCCCAGTCGCGCGGACCGGGCGAACCCGGCGCGTCGAGCTGATAGCCGACACCGAACATCACGCCGCTTGAATCCGGTCCGCGCTGAACGTGCACGCGATTCAACTGGAGCTGCGTGATCCAGCGGTTCGACGCGTAGTACGCGGCACGGACGCTGTACACCACGCCCCAGCCGTGCGTGTTGGAATAACTGCCGCCCTGCTCGGCAGTGGTCGTATCGAAGTAGCGATATGGGCCGACGCCCGCTTGCAGGACGAACTGCGGACTACCGACGGGAATGCGCGCCCACAACTGGATCATCTGGCCGTCGCGGTGATGATCGGGAATATGCCCTTCGTTGAGCCACGTGAAGCTCGCGGCGAAATATTGCCCCAAGCCTTCCTGATAGTTGAAGGCCCACGTATAGGTGTTAATACTGCTCGCGCGCGAGCCGCCGCCGAACAGCGAAAATTCCTGAGCGTGACTGAGGGTGGAATTGAACAGCAGGCCGAGTCCCGTAACGCAGGCCGCCGCCTTGGGAACCAGACGGCGTCGAGCAGCAGATGTCCGAGTCCGCATGTGGGATTCTTCTCCGGTTGAGTCGCTAGTGCTGTCAATGTTCATGACCGACCATGATTGACGGAGATTCGTGATGCAGCAAGGCGTCACACGGGAATGACCGTCGATACGGACTGTTCGTCATGCTAGCAGACCGATCGGTAAAAAGGTTACGTATCCGTTTTGCATCAGCGGCATATTGGCTCGCGTTTTTTACCGGGCTCGGCAAATACAAGTTGCAATTGCAACGATCGCAAAACGCGGACAAATCACCGGCACCTATTCAAAAACTAACCGATTGGTGAATTTTTTGGTGTTTCATCCGGGCGAGCACTTCAGCAACGGAGAATTTAGCCGTTTACCCATACATGCAAAAAATTTTGTGACGCACCAGAAAAGTCCTTGAAATAGGAGCTGCTCTGATCGACCGTGCGCCGCGCAAGATAATCGGAGAGAGTATGTTTGTTGCAATCGGGTGGCTTCTGGTGATCGGTTCTGTGATCGGTAGTTTTGTCGGCGTGGGTGGGCACCTGCTGGCGCTCCTCCAGCCGTTCGAATTACTCTGTATTTTCGGTGCGGCAATCGGCGCATTTGTCGTGAGCAATCCGACTTCCACGCTGAAGAAAACCATCAAGGCGATTCCGTCATGTTTCAAAGGCGGCGGCTACACGAAGGAAAAATATCTGGAGCTGATCGCGCTGCTCTATGAATTGCTTCAGAAGGCGCGCAAGGAAGGCATGATGTCGCTCGAAGCCGATGTGGGCGCGCCGGAAGAAAGCGTGATTTTCCAGAAGTATTCGCACGTGCTGGAGGACCATCATCTGCTCGACTTCATCGTCGATTATCTGCGCATGATGTCCGGCGGCAACGTGAACGTACTCGAAGTGCAGGACCTGATGGACGAGGAACTGGCCACGCATCACGCGGAAGCGTCGGTCGCGGCCAACGCCATTCAGAAAATGGCCGACGGCTTGCCCGCCTTCGGTATCGTCGCCGCGGTCATGGGCGTCGTTCACACCATGGGTTCGGTCGGCGCACCGCCTGCCGTGCTCGGCGAGATGATCGCCGGCGCGCTGGTCGGCACGTTCCTCGGCATTCTGCTCGCGTACGGCTTTATCGGTCCCCTGGCCGATTTGCTCAACGCCAAAGGCCGCGCTGAAGCCAAGCCGTACCAGTGCGTGAAGGCGGTGCTGCTCGCCTCGCTATCCGGCTACGCGCCGCCGAT belongs to Paraburkholderia aromaticivorans and includes:
- the gndA gene encoding NADP-dependent phosphogluconate dehydrogenase; translation: MGKQAIGVVGLAVMGRNLALNIESRGHAVSVFNRSREKTDELIAEYPDKKLVPAFTLEEFVESLEKPRRILLMVKAGEGTDATINQLKPLLDKGDILIDGGNTHFTDTIRRNQDLAKSGLHFIGTGVSGGEEGALKGPSIMPGGQRDAYDLVAPILTEIAAKAPDGEPCVAYMGPDGAGHFVKMVHNGIEYGDMQLIAESYAVLKQVVGLSNEELGKVYTEWNQGELDSYLIEITSKIFSKKDDETGKDLVDVILDRAAQKGTGKWTSQNALDLGAPLPLITEAVFARVLSSLKTQRVAASKVLEGPAAKPLSAERDAFIESVRRALYFSKVISYAQGFAQLRAASEEYKWDLDYGTIAKIFRAGCIIRARFLQKITDAYTKDKAIANLLLDPYFRDIAKNYQAALREVVVAAVNAGVPVPAFASAIAYFDAYRSERLPANLVQAQRDFFGAHTFERIDKPGSFHANWS
- a CDS encoding peptidoglycan DD-metalloendopeptidase family protein, which gives rise to MTRPWQLTGTRLLAAAALSVIFSGCTTMPWDSTPFYSSTPSRPTTLSTVPVPAGFYRVNPGDTIGGIASAYGRKPQEIAAWNGLAVNAAVTPGQVLRVSPPMASGSVVTPPVAVGPNGSATPGAPTASAGPQQGVLQWPVRGPVLRAFAPGKSNGIVIGGRAGDPVKAAATGRVVYAGTGIEAYGPLIIIKHDDSLITAYGQNSTLLVKEGDAVAQGQTIGEVGVDSRGVASIQFEVRQNGQPVDPLAWLPKSGG
- a CDS encoding NAD-dependent protein deacetylase, giving the protein MTDLQSAPLEPLTDSHTLDDLHRFVQRYPRLFVLTGAGISTDSGIPGYRDDNGEWKRSPPITVQEFLGTLAMRQRYWARSMVGWPVVAHAQPNAAHTALARLEAAGHVPTLVTQNVDGLHQRAGSREVIELHGGIDGVTCLDCGMQHSRASIQQTLEADNPALVDVTAETAADGDAHLEWHDLGGFRIPSCSNCGGLLKPAVVFFGESVPKERVEAASHALDAADAVLVVGSSLMVYSGYRFCVWAQKQGKPVVAINLGRTRADPLLSLKIAAPCAETLTALAGRLALD
- a CDS encoding oxidoreductase-like domain-containing protein codes for the protein MPRATPKDDPQPVPPVQPDLDDCCHSGCNPCVFDLYDEALERYRTALAEWQAQQAQHKTVTRQSKPRSHR
- a CDS encoding polysaccharide deacetylase family protein, with the translated sequence MKQLSTPPHGVHDAPPRRWPQTGYPAMLTATAAWHVIVLAGWLVAPAAWPWWLAAIFVNHAIFTVAGLLPRTSLLGPNWTRLPADSRNADAIALTIDDGPDPAVTPQVLDLLDAFGVRATFFCIGAMAQRYPELTREIVARGHALENHSQVHVHTFSVTLPGALTREIDAAQRTLEALGGERPMFFRAPAGLRNIFLEPVLRKLDLRLAAWTRRGYDTRERDPQVVTRRLLDGLAPRDILLLHDGNAALTAEGMPLILAVLPRVIDAARQRHLRFVTLREARVDNRGA
- a CDS encoding cupin domain-containing protein, translating into MKIIRSKNFTATRAWGALDIANMGGITTRLHWTDQPYKWHVNDGEEVFAVLDGRVEMRYREGGVEQSAILETGDVFYASVGTEHVAHPIGAARILVVEAEGSV
- a CDS encoding SDR family oxidoreductase, coding for MTETGIKKVALVTGAGSGIGRACALKLLEHGYSVVLAGRRQAPLDAVVQEAQQLGGDALAVACDVTNADSVTALFETIRARRGRLDVLFNNAGRNGSPVDIDELDIDEWRSVVDTNLTGVFLCTRAAFGLMKTQSPRGGRIINNGSISAHAPRPNSVAYTATKHAITGLTKAVSLDGRKYDIVCGQIDIGNAATEMAERMARGVPQANGEIAVEPLMDVQHVADAVLHMAELPLSANVQFMTIMASKMPFVGRG
- a CDS encoding DUF4148 domain-containing protein; translation: MKALISAVVVAAALAAPVASFAQSNQPVTRAQVRAELVQLEKAGYNPIGDQINYPANIQAAQARVDAQNGTAQAVNSGYGAPIAGSSQAGRPVSSNDRNSVYFGN
- a CDS encoding pyridoxamine 5'-phosphate oxidase family protein, which translates into the protein MLTTIAQLEALYGQPHERAVRKEIAYINEDYRAFIEVAPFAVLATAGPEGLDCSPRGDAPGFVRIVDERTLALPDRLGNNRLDSLRNIIVEPRLALLFIIPGVGESLRVNGRGRITDDPQWLDSFAVEGKLPRTVLLIDVDSVYFHCSKALVRSKLWDPAHHVERSRLPSAGEIHRRINGAQFDAATYDRELAERVRATLY
- a CDS encoding DUF938 domain-containing protein yields the protein MTDSQPALRQHSPSAERNREPILAVLRAALPVTGRVLEIASGTGQHAIWFARAMPGLDWQPSDADAGARDSIAAWVAHEGLTNVRAPLALDVHQLDWGVDTLDAVVCINMIHISPWSAAQALFTGASRRVVDGGVLYLYGPYKRGGAHTSPSNDAFDQQLRGRDPEWGVRDMEEAVALGASVGLVCDEPIAMPANNFSLVFRKRADAARV